The DNA window CCATCCCTTGACTTGTTGCACCGGTGACAATATAAACCTTACCATGCAACTTTCTTTCCCAAGTGTTAGACGGGCCACGGGACCAGTATTTGATTGCCGTCGCACCTAAAACGTATGGTAAAGCTGTTTTTATAGTATCATAGTGAGGAATATTATCAGTACCTTCAGTTAGAATTGTTCCCAGTATATTAAGTGGCATCTTCTTGATCCTCTCCAAGGCTATTGCCACTCTTTTCTCATCAGCACTATCAATGcttaaaatatatatacattttaCTTTTCGAAAGCTCTTTCTGACCCGGTCCGCAACAATCgcaaaatcttgaaaattttttacaaGCTCATCGCAATAATTATAACTTAAACTATACGTAGAAACCGCGAAATAACTGTCTTCCAGAGCCTATTCAACACTCATTGCCATGGACGAACAGATTATTTTCACTACCCAAGGTACAGGTACCGTTGGTAATATCCATTCTTTCGAGCAAGCAAACTTGAGAACATGTACCACCAATCATAGAAATAGTGCAGttcaaattaatgataaGTACCTTTTCGTGGCACAAGCTAAAAAGGCGTTAATAAATGTCTATAATCTATCTGGTCCAAACAAGAGAGAATCGGTGGAACAAAGACTACCGTTGCCGGAGGCAGTCAATTGTTTGGAAATTGTCGAAAACGAAATCCCTATCTACAGCAATAGAAATACTTCCAATGTATACAATTATCCAGAATTCAACTTACCATATTTATTGTTAGCTTCAACGGAATCAGGCAAATTATATGCCTGGGAATTAAATTCTGGTAATTTGCTTAACGTAAAATCAATGGCACATTATCAGGCAATCACAAAGATAAAATCTATCATGAATGGAAGATATATTATAACATCAGGTAATGATGCCAGAATCATAATATGGCAAACTGTGGATCTTGTTTCACAGGAAGATCCAAAACCTATTGCTATTATTCACGATCATACTTTGCCAATCACCGATTTTGAAGTGTCATCCACCCATGGTGAAAGTTTATTCAGTTCAGGAACCAAACTATACACTGCTTCGGATGATTCGACTGTAAAGTGTTACGAATTAAATCTATACGGTTCTAATAACAAAAAAGTTGGCAATAAGCCTAGACTATTGGcttctttctctttacCATTTGCCGCCAATTATATTACTCTAGATCCAGCTGAAAGGTCGATTTATTTAGGGACAAAGTTTGGCTGTTATTCATTATCACTATATTATAACTTagaaagtaaaaaaatagtTAATTTAACACAGCTATCTGATAGTAACAAGGGCAAAATTTATTCActaatatttgatgaagagaaaGCTTCAAGCAAAAATGAGTTATTTATAAGAGGCCAGCTAGTTATAGAAAGGCTGATGGAGACGGAAGTGTCAtgtttatcaatttcaatggaCGGTACAATACTTTTGGTCGGTGACACAATGGGAAACGTCTCTGTAGTCGAGGTTTTCTCcaaacaaattttgaagacGTTACATCCTTTGACAACCTCGCAAGTAACTAGCGGTGCTGTCACTAATATTCTTGCAAAAGCTGCTTATCAAGACGAAAATGAAGCTTTAATTGGTTTCAGTAAAGACGtacaaaaatcaaatgatCAGAAATTGCCATCCTTGCAAAGAGCCATTTTTGACGCCAAAAAACCTGGGCAAATGCATGATGTCTGGCATCAAATAGGCCCAAGGGAAGGTGGTAGCAACAGTGGAATGGTGACACCACTAAATAATCTAGACCAATATTTGGATAATGTCATGAAACAAGAATCTCATTTTGTAATGATTGGCCAAAAGATAGTCAGTGAAGAAAGAATCGTAAATAAGGAGACTCAAGTTGATGCTTCTAAGGATGAAGAGatcaaagaattgaagCAAAATATTCAAGTATTGACTAAAGCATACAAGGAATTAAGAGACATTCATGAGAAATACTACGAAGAACATGAAAAggtaaagaagaaataaactGCATCTGTAACTATATATTAAATAGCACTTTACTATAATCCATATCTCTGTATAATAACAAACTGTCCAATTGCtcataaatgaaaattattaCTCATTTCCAGAACAAACTGAATTCTTCGAAAAAAAACGCCCAAACTTCGAAAGCACAGCTGATAAATAAGGACTTTTTATTTGCTCAATCTTCAGACAGCCACATATATAATAAACGGGCCTGATCTGTACCATTGATCTGTCTTGTTTGTCTTCGTAACTCGAACATATTTCTTTGGTTTCCGCTTGtgaaagattcaaaattacGTAAAGAGAAAAACTGAGAAAAGAGATAAGTGATTGCGCATAATTAACATCTTTGAAAGAGACAACATATTAAAGGATTGTAAGCAAGGCAGAAGACCGTTAGATTCCACTGGTTTGATGTCGTCTTTAACAAAGTTACTACAGGAGAAGAGAAACGAGCCTTCTCCTGTCCCtatcaacaacaaaaataCCACAAAGAGTTCTCCTTTGTTGCATACCACCTCAAGGACTTTGGGCCTGGAACATGATAGAAACGTTAGGAACCCTACGACAAGTGTTACAACTGTAACACAGTTGGATTCTGAAGATGATACCGAGACGACAGGCTCCTCCACAGCGAGCTCCTCTGTCAATGATAAAAACAATGTACTATCTTCAAGCTTTCTAACCGCTAATTTTGCTCATACAGCTACTTTATATGGCACCAGTTTACAATCTAGAGACCTACATCAAGGATCGGGATCGTTTATAGACAACAGCTATCTTGGTAGCAATGATATCCCTGCGAGGAAAAGTTCTATGAGGTCAAGCAACAGCGCCAGACCTATCCCCTCCCTATCGTCGAGTATTCCTTATTCTGTGCCAAATTCCAATAAAGATGCAAGCAATACCAACATCAGACCTATGGGCTTAAATAGTGCTAATTCCTCTTACTCTTCCTCCTGGTTAGAACAATATGGTAGTAATATGCCAAGCAATATATCAGCCATCGACTCTACAGTCATATCATCTCCAAAAGTCGACAGTGTAGAAGCAAGATTCGTCATATCGAAGCAGAAGTTACAAAAGGCATCTATGTCCATTACTCATACCACTTCTGTTTCGAGgtcaaattctttttcttctcaaATCGGCAGCCTTTTTTCAAAGGGATCGAGAGACAAATATGCTGCCAACACTGCTACCAATGAAACGAGATCTCATTCTTCCACATCCACGAATTCTAATTCGACTGCTGCAACTGCTATTCCTAAACCAGGTCGTGCAAGACAAAGCAgtatttattcttcttcaagaCAACCATCCGGCTCATATACCGAAAATTTCTACGGTTCTCCAAGCTCAATGAATGATCATCCGCCAAGTCAAAGTGTGCCAAGGTCTCATCACTCTTCGATAGCAAATCTGAGAggcttttttttcaagaaaagcTCTGGTAATCTTTCAACCAGTATAAATGCTACAGCTTCGAACTTAAGCAATTCTCCAGGTATATCAAGCAACATCTCTGCTGTATCTAATAAGCAGCCATTCACTCCGGGTTCGTACAACAGTGTAAATAGCGATACCATCTACTCTGCAACAAATGAAGTCTCACAGCCGTTCTCAAAACGGTACTTCAGGACTGGTGAAGACTTGGGTGCTGGTGCAGGGGGCTCTGTCAAACTTGTAAAAAGATTAAGTGACAGTAAAATACTGGCAGTGAAAGAATTCAGgttaaaatttgaaaatgaaaccaAAAGAGACTATGTTAAAAAGATCACATCTGAATACTGCATAGGTACCACACTACATCATCagaatattattgaaacaGTAGAAATCGTTTACGACAATAATAGAATGCTACAAGTAATGGAATATTGTGACTATGATCTTTTTGCCATTGTTATGAGCGATAAAATGTCTTATGAAGAAACCTGTTGTTGCtttaaacaaattttaaCTGGTGTAGAATATTTACATAGTATTGGCCTCGCACATAGGGACTTGAAGTTAGACAACTGTGTTATAAATTCGAAAGGTATTGtaaaattaattgattttggtgCTGCTGTTGTATTCTCTTATCCTTTCTCGAAAAATCTAGTTGAAGCAAGCGGCATTGTTGGTAGTGATCCATACTTAGCACCAGAGGTTTGCATATTTACGAAATATGATCCACGTCCCGTTGATATTTGGTCGGTAGCTATTATATTTGCCTgtatgatattgaaaaagttccCATGGAAAATTCCAAAGTTAAGAGATAGTTCCTTCAAGCTATTTTGTTCTGGACGTGATTGTGACTCACTAAGCAGTTTGGTTACTAGAACACCAAATCCGCCATCTTATGATAATATATCAGCAGATAGTAAACCTGTATCATCTAATAATGCGTCCGACCCCAATAATCTTAATATTGGCCCACAAAGGCTTCTACATCAATTGCCCGAGGAATCGCAACATATAATTGGTAGAATGATTGATCTAGCCCCTGCTTGTAGAAGTAGCATTGATGAAGTTATGAAGGATCCATGGATCACAAGTATCGAAATGTGTCATCAAGTGGAGGATGGGCTCAAATACAAATTAGTCAGCTCATCAGATCATACCCATACGAAAGTCGATCAAAGTGAGGCACACATCGCGGGattggaaaagaagaagaagaagcaacaACGTCAACAAAAATAGGTccagaaaaggaagaataCTTTCAAGACTATTGACAGGGCCTCACTATCAAGCTTCAAATTGTACTTATGTTTATTTTaagaattattaatttattcacatatgtatttatatatgtatttaTGCCGGCATCATCTAACGTTTCCTTATTTAAAGTACCACATTAggttttttttctctgtaTGAAATTTATATAGAGGCGTTCCGTGAAACAAGTGGCCTCTACCTGCATTGAAGTTGGTTTGCTTTCCAACCTGTATTAACATATATATGTCACAGGCTAGCAAAAATACATTAATTAAACTAATAGTAGCAGCAGGGCAAGCTGCACCAACTCCACCAGTTGGTCCCGCATTGGGGTCCAAGGGGATAAAGGCAATTGATTTTTGCAAAGAGTTTAACGCAAGATCATCAATATACGAGCCCAGTACGCCAATTCCAGTCCTTATAACAGTAAAGCCTGATAGAACATTTAAGTTTGAGATGAAATCACCGCCTACAGGATACTTACTGCTCAAAGCACTGGGATTAGAGAAAGGTGCTGAAAAACCGAATGTTTTAAGCAAAGATAAAACCATTGGCCAATTGTCATTGAAACATATCTATGAAATAgcaaaaattaagaaaacCGATGAAAGACATAATCTTTTAGAAATGAAGAGTATCGTTAAGTCCATTATCGGCGTGGCTAAAAGCATGGGAATTAATGTTATACCGTAACGACTTttgtatataaaatatGGCAAAAATCATGTAAATATAAATCAcataaaataaatgaaattaatagaAATGATATTCAGAAAAAATGACTTCTTGTATGTAGATTATatactttatttttcaacgtTCTTGGTTTAATACTTgttaaatcttttcttcttgctcTTTTTCCAACCTTTCCCACGATTCTTTGGGTTCTTCCCATTTATGTTCTTGTTGAAATTAGCATGTGTATCCTTTTGTGTTCCATTTCTACTAGTGTTGTCATGTTGAGGGTGGTTCTGTGCTGGAAATGCATTTGACTTTTGTTTCGGTAATGATGCAGGCAGTTTGATGTCTCTTGGAGTCAAACGACTATAAACTAAATAATATGCATTGGTTTCACGTAAAACCTCTTtatctgaaattttattaatatattcGTCATCATAAGTTGCCCACAAGCCATCTGGTTGTTTACAGTGTGCAACATAATGGCCCGACGATAAGCTGCGCCCTTCATGGACAACAACACTGATCAGTTGATATTTGACGGGTAAAATCTTTTTATTACCTTCATTATCGCAATATTCAGTTAAATCTAAAAACATTGGATAGGAAACGGCCTGTTTCATCTTTGAGGACGATGTACCGTTAAATCtgaatttctttaaatgaACTAGCAAAGTTTCGGGAGCCCTTAATATGGTGTTGCGCTTTACTGCATTTGTAGTCTTGTGACATTTTTCACAGACGTAACCTTTCTGCTCTTTATCAACTTTAATTAACTCAGGACTGAAAAAGTCCtttatagatttttcaatcgAAAATCTACGATTTACCGTCTGTGgatcaatttgattttgaatattattaccaTTGCCGTTGTTGTTAGCATTGTCCTTCATCGTTTCTATATTGGAAAtgtcattattattgctTGAGTTCATACTATCGGGGTTTCCGTAGGTgtctaattttttcttaccTTTTAAATGCAACGATAGATCATATATTGGTTGTTCTGTTTTCGATATACCTCCACAAGATTTACATGTAACAATCTGTTTCAATAATCCACCGAAAATGTCATAGATAACAGATTCAATGAGTTTCTTACCCTTTGGAACGGAATCTTCTTGTAATCTTGACATCAATGacataaaatattcatGCGAATCCTCCTGTTGCCATTCACTCATCATGCAGTTAATATCATCTAGTCTAGAGATTAATTTCTTTGGATTGATGAAAGtgacatttttttcttttaattgattATTAGGTAACCACATTTTTTTACTTGTTTCAGCAAGGACTGTAGAAACAGAGTCTGGTGATATGATATCATTATACTTACCACGCAATATGTCGAACAAATAATGCTGGACGGCTGGAATATGTAGCATGGCTTGAACTGCAGCGTTTGTATAACAGGTGACGCCATGATTTAATAAACCTCTTGGTTTCAACTCAGATAATTCTGGTCCCCAATTTTTGAGGATACGTGATGATTTTAGGGTGCCTTGATCGGTTGGTTCTTGATTCCATTGATAGAATTTGTTTATATCTGAAACAGTTGTTGGTGGGGTTACAGACCTGTTGATGGATGGGCTCTTGTGCTTCAActcctcttcatcttcatcatcttgtGGATCTCTAGCGGTTTGCTTGCCATGAATTTTCTGTTGTCTACGcctcaaaatttcttcttgctcCTGTTGGTAAGCAATGGCTTCCTCCTGCAATTGtagtttttcatttttcagAATATCTTCTGGTGTTCCCATCTCATCATCTTCGCCGCTATTATCATCTAGGTCATCACTATTTTCGTCATCACGACTGATGCTACCACTACTACTTCTATCGTTCTCAGAACTTTCACTCTTTCTCTCAGCTTCGGTTTCTTCACTTTCAGTACTTGAAACGTAATCCTCATCCTCTGGGCtctcatcatcatcatcttcttcttcatcatcttcagagATCATTCCACTTTTCTCATCCTTAGTACTCGTAGACTCGGAACCACTTTCGACACAATTTGAACTTGGATCATCCAAAGGAACCCCTAAATCTTCGTCATCACCATAAGCGTCAACTTCTGGTCCTTTCACATCAGAGGGCTGTCGATGAATGACTGCAGGAATCTGTAAAGGTGCCATTTCAGAAACTGCGTCGGATGAAGTTGTATCGACGTATTCACTAGCCTCATGAAAcacctcttcttcttcgtcacTAGAAGATACTTGTTTCGAAACTGGTACAGCTGTATATTGGGCAATAGCTTCTGCCATAGAAGCGGGTAATTTCCTCTTCTTTTGCTTAGGTCCCTCCTTCACAGCACTGATGGGATCACTCCTATTTGTACTATTATTAGCTGCATTACTACtactattactattattattattattattatactTCCCGATCATTATATACGATGAGTTCTCTGCATTGTTCCTGCTTGTGATCCTGCTGCTTATTGAAGCAGCTTTGAATTGCAGTGGATTTGCCAGTAACCTTTCCACCAATGGTTTGATGTTGTCTTGCGTGGTCATGGTTATGTTGCCGGGGTCAATATGATGATGCActaaagaaatcaaaaacaGGCAGATGAAAGGGAAAGGTAGTTGAACTAACGAGCGCTTTAATATACAAAACCAAATACTATACAAGCTATATATGCCAtcactgaaaaaaaaaaaagataacCAGGAAGAGATGCTCCTCCAGAgtgaatgaaaattttgatgagaACAGCCAAAAGTTGATAGACACCTCGAGATGGgaaaaagtaaaaattttcttttcttttctggTGAAGCTCATCGCGAAAGGCCGCCGTCTGCGCCAGCAGGCGTGATAAAATTGTTGGTGGCAGGACTGTGATTGGCAGGAGTGTGTAtacatatatgtatatatggTGGAACTGCCGGATAGTTGGTGTTGATGAGAGTAA is part of the Kazachstania africana CBS 2517 chromosome 1, complete genome genome and encodes:
- the MRPL19 gene encoding mitochondrial 54S ribosomal protein uL11m (similar to Saccharomyces cerevisiae MRPL19 (YNL185C); ancestral locus Anc_2.70), encoding MSQASKNTLIKLIVAAGQAAPTPPVGPALGSKGIKAIDFCKEFNARSSIYEPSTPIPVLITVKPDRTFKFEMKSPPTGYLLLKALGLEKGAEKPNVLSKDKTIGQLSLKHIYEIAKIKKTDERHNLLEMKSIVKSIIGVAKSMGINVIP
- the NPR1 gene encoding serine/threonine protein kinase NPR1 (similar to Saccharomyces cerevisiae PRR2 (YDL214C) and NPR1 (YNL183C); ancestral locus Anc_2.71); translated protein: MSSLTKLLQEKRNEPSPVPINNKNTTKSSPLLHTTSRTLGLEHDRNVRNPTTSVTTVTQLDSEDDTETTGSSTASSSVNDKNNVLSSSFLTANFAHTATLYGTSLQSRDLHQGSGSFIDNSYLGSNDIPARKSSMRSSNSARPIPSLSSSIPYSVPNSNKDASNTNIRPMGLNSANSSYSSSWLEQYGSNMPSNISAIDSTVISSPKVDSVEARFVISKQKLQKASMSITHTTSVSRSNSFSSQIGSLFSKGSRDKYAANTATNETRSHSSTSTNSNSTAATAIPKPGRARQSSIYSSSRQPSGSYTENFYGSPSSMNDHPPSQSVPRSHHSSIANLRGFFFKKSSGNLSTSINATASNLSNSPGISSNISAVSNKQPFTPGSYNSVNSDTIYSATNEVSQPFSKRYFRTGEDLGAGAGGSVKLVKRLSDSKILAVKEFRLKFENETKRDYVKKITSEYCIGTTLHHQNIIETVEIVYDNNRMLQVMEYCDYDLFAIVMSDKMSYEETCCCFKQILTGVEYLHSIGLAHRDLKLDNCVINSKGIVKLIDFGAAVVFSYPFSKNLVEASGIVGSDPYLAPEVCIFTKYDPRPVDIWSVAIIFACMILKKFPWKIPKLRDSSFKLFCSGRDCDSLSSLVTRTPNPPSYDNISADSKPVSSNNASDPNNLNIGPQRLLHQLPEESQHIIGRMIDLAPACRSSIDEVMKDPWITSIEMCHQVEDGLKYKLVSSSDHTHTKVDQSEAHIAGLEKKKKKQQRQQK
- the IPI3 gene encoding chromatin-binding/pre-rRNA-processing protein IPI3 (similar to Saccharomyces cerevisiae IPI3 (YNL182C); ancestral locus Anc_2.73); the protein is MDEQIIFTTQGTGTVGNIHSFEQANLRTCTTNHRNSAVQINDKYLFVAQAKKALINVYNLSGPNKRESVEQRLPLPEAVNCLEIVENEIPIYSNRNTSNVYNYPEFNLPYLLLASTESGKLYAWELNSGNLLNVKSMAHYQAITKIKSIMNGRYIITSGNDARIIIWQTVDLVSQEDPKPIAIIHDHTLPITDFEVSSTHGESLFSSGTKLYTASDDSTVKCYELNLYGSNNKKVGNKPRLLASFSLPFAANYITLDPAERSIYLGTKFGCYSLSLYYNLESKKIVNLTQLSDSNKGKIYSLIFDEEKASSKNELFIRGQLVIERLMETEVSCLSISMDGTILLVGDTMGNVSVVEVFSKQILKTLHPLTTSQVTSGAVTNILAKAAYQDENEALIGFSKDVQKSNDQKLPSLQRAIFDAKKPGQMHDVWHQIGPREGGSNSGMVTPLNNLDQYLDNVMKQESHFVMIGQKIVSEERIVNKETQVDASKDEEIKELKQNIQVLTKAYKELRDIHEKYYEEHEKVKKK
- the UBP10 gene encoding ubiquitin-specific protease UBP10 (similar to Saccharomyces cerevisiae UBP10 (YNL186W); ancestral locus Anc_2.69), producing MTTQDNIKPLVERLLANPLQFKAASISSRITSRNNAENSSYIMIGKYNNNNNNSNSSSNAANNSTNRSDPISAVKEGPKQKKRKLPASMAEAIAQYTAVPVSKQVSSSDEEEEVFHEASEYVDTTSSDAVSEMAPLQIPAVIHRQPSDVKGPEVDAYGDDEDLGVPLDDPSSNCVESGSESTSTKDEKSGMISEDDEEEDDDDESPEDEDYVSSTESEETEAERKSESSENDRSSSGSISRDDENSDDLDDNSGEDDEMGTPEDILKNEKLQLQEEAIAYQQEQEEILRRRQQKIHGKQTARDPQDDEDEEELKHKSPSINRSVTPPTTVSDINKFYQWNQEPTDQGTLKSSRILKNWGPELSELKPRGLLNHGVTCYTNAAVQAMLHIPAVQHYLFDILRGKYNDIISPDSVSTVLAETSKKMWLPNNQLKEKNVTFINPKKLISRLDDINCMMSEWQQEDSHEYFMSLMSRLQEDSVPKGKKLIESVIYDIFGGLLKQIVTCKSCGGISKTEQPIYDLSLHLKGKKKLDTYGNPDSMNSSNNNDISNIETMKDNANNNGNGNNIQNQIDPQTVNRRFSIEKSIKDFFSPELIKVDKEQKGYVCEKCHKTTNAVKRNTILRAPETLLVHLKKFRFNGTSSSKMKQAVSYPMFLDLTEYCDNEGNKKILPVKYQLISVVVHEGRSLSSGHYVAHCKQPDGLWATYDDEYINKISDKEVLRETNAYYLVYSRLTPRDIKLPASLPKQKSNAFPAQNHPQHDNTSRNGTQKDTHANFNKNINGKNPKNRGKGWKKSKKKRFNKY